The Streptosporangiales bacterium sequence GTACGAGGGCGACATGTCGCGCAAGCGCACCCTCGTCGACCACGGGTTCCGGCTGCCCAGCGCCGTCGACAACAGGCCGCTGCGGTGGGAGGAGTTCCTCGAGCGCATCGGTCAGACGATCTACCTGTCCGCGACGCCCGGGCCCTACGAGCTCGGCCTGACCGGGGGTGACGTGGTCGAGCAGGTGATCAGGCCGACCGGCCTGGTCGACCCGCAGCTCGAGGTCAGGACCACGAAGGGGCAGATCGACGACCTGATCGACGAGATCAAGACCCGCGCCGACCGCAACGAGCGGGTGCTCGTCACCACCCTGACCAAGAAGATGGCCGAGGACCTCACCGACTATCTCCTCGAGATGGGCATCCGGGTGCGCTACCTGCACAGCGAGGTCGACACGCTGCGCCGGGTGCAGCTGCTGCGCGAGCTGCGGGTCGGCGAGTTCGACGTCCTCGTCGGCATCAACCTGCTGCGCGAGGGTCTCGACCTGCCCGAGGTCTCCCTCGTGGCGATCCTCGACGCCGACAAGGAGGGCTTCCTGCGCAGCGGCACCTCCCTGATCCAGACGATCGGCCGCGCCGCGCGCAACGTCTCCGGTCAGGTGGTCATGTACGCCGACCGGGTCACCGACTCCATGCAGCACGCCATCGACGAGACCGACCGGCGGCGCGCCAAGCAGGTCGCGTACAACACCGAGCGGGGCATCGACCCGCAGCCGCTGCGCAAGAAGATCGCCGACATCCTCGACACGATCGCGCGCGAGGACGCCGACACCGAGCAGCTCGTCGGCGGCTCCGGGCGGCAGCAGAGCCGCGGCAAGGCGCCGGTGCCCGGCCTCGCGTCGCGGATCGGCGGGCCCGGCCAGCACGCTGCCGAGCTCGCCGGCATGCCATCGGCCGAGGTCGAGGCGCTCGTCAAGCAGCTCACCGAGCAGATGCACACGGCCGCCGCGGAGCTGCAGTTCGAGCTCGCCGCGCGGTTGCGCGACGAGATCGGCGAGCTCAAGCGGGAGCTGCGCGGCATGCGAGCGGCCGGCGTGCGGTGACGCGCTGCCCCCGGATGTGCACGGTGTGACGTCTCGCACCCGGTGCGTGGTCGCCCGTATTGGTCGGTTAGTCTGAGCGCGTCAGTGGAGGGGAGTATCCCCTGCGACGGTGCCGTCATCACGGTGTTCGCACCCGGTGCCGTCGGCTCGTGCTCGGCACGAGCGGGAGAGACCTCCGGCAACACGCAGAACCCGTGCTCGCCGGAGGGCATCCTTGGACGTTCATCTGTATGCGTGGCTCGCCACAGTCGCCGGTCTCGTGGTCGTGCTCGTCGGCGGACTGATCCTGGATCATCGGAACCCCCACGAGGTCACGATGAAGGAGGCCACGCGCGGGATCATCGTCTACGTGTCGCTCGCGGTGCTGTTCGGCATCGGCGTCTGGATTGTCGCCGGCGGCAGGTACGCCGGCGAGTTCTTCACCGGCTACATCGTCGAGTACAGCCTGAGCATCGACAACCTCTTCGTCTTCGTCGTGATCATGACGAGGTTCGCGGTGCCGAGGCGCGCGCAGCACGAGGTGCTGCTCGTCGGCATCGTCCTCGCGCTCGTGCTGCGCGGCCTCTTCATCGCCGTCGGCGCGACCGCGATCGCGCACTTCTCCTGGATCTTCTACGTCTTCGGCGCGTTCCTGATCTTCACCGCCATCCAGATGGCACGGCACCGGGGCGAGGACCAGAACGACGTCAAGGACAACATCCTGCTCCGCATCGTGCAGAGGCGGCTGCCGGCGACCACGCAGTACGACGGCCTCAAGCTCGTCACCGTCATCGACGGCAAGCGCCTCTTCACCCCGATGGTGATCGTCATGGTGGCGATCGGCAGCACCGACCTGCTCTTCGCGGTCGACTCGATCCCCGCGATCTTCGGCATCACCAAGGAGGCGTACCTCGTCTTCACGGCGAACATGTTCGCCCTGATGGGCCTGCGGCAGCTGTACTTCCTCATCGGCGGCCTGCTCGACCGCCTCATCTACCTCACGCTCGGCCTGTCGGTCATCCTCGGTTTCATCGGCGTCAAGCTGCTGCTCGAGGCGCTCCACGGCAGCGGCCTGCACGTGCCGCTGGTCCCGACGTGGATGTCGCTCGTGGTCATCCTGGTAGTGCTCGCGATCACGACCGCGGCGAGCCTGCTGAAGAAGTCCGATCCCGCCCAAGAGGAGCAGCCCGCGGACGCGGAACAGTCCACCGAGGCCGAGAAGCCGGTCGAGGGCTGACGCGCCGAC is a genomic window containing:
- a CDS encoding TerC/Alx family metal homeostasis membrane protein is translated as MDVHLYAWLATVAGLVVVLVGGLILDHRNPHEVTMKEATRGIIVYVSLAVLFGIGVWIVAGGRYAGEFFTGYIVEYSLSIDNLFVFVVIMTRFAVPRRAQHEVLLVGIVLALVLRGLFIAVGATAIAHFSWIFYVFGAFLIFTAIQMARHRGEDQNDVKDNILLRIVQRRLPATTQYDGLKLVTVIDGKRLFTPMVIVMVAIGSTDLLFAVDSIPAIFGITKEAYLVFTANMFALMGLRQLYFLIGGLLDRLIYLTLGLSVILGFIGVKLLLEALHGSGLHVPLVPTWMSLVVILVVLAITTAASLLKKSDPAQEEQPADAEQSTEAEKPVEG